One Caldalkalibacillus thermarum genomic window carries:
- a CDS encoding glutathione ABC transporter substrate-binding protein: MKFNRKWLWLAVLVLTVGTVLAACGGGEEPAPEDTEGQGEGQAAETPAAGGDLKIAVMSDAVSLDPHGSNDNPSSNVTSQIYETLFVRDKNGEIQPWLAESYEQVDDVTWHFKLREGITFSDGTPFNAEAVKVNLERILDPELGSPRAFIFDGWLEEVNVLDEYTVEIKTAYPFSPILAHFTHSAGQMISPAAIEAEQNGETTIATNPVGTGPFVLERWESGQEIVLKRNENYWGEPPKVDTVTFTVVPEDSTRLAMLETGEVHIVEPVQPNDVARVESSSNMELYRTDSVSLTYISFNTQKEPFNDVRVRQAISMAINKEEIIEGVVNGIGIPAAGPLAPTVFGYHEGLEQLEYNPEKAKELLAEAGYPDGFKTTIWTNDNQIRVDIAEVVQAQLKEVGIEVDIEVLEWGAYLEKTANGEHDMFILGWVTVTADADYGTYALFHSNNHGDPGNRSFYTNEEVDAMLDQARQETDEATRLELYKQIQEYLVDEAPMIYLYHPEYLIGLSPKVNGFWYSPDGIMHLREVSIEE, translated from the coding sequence ATGAAATTTAATCGCAAATGGCTGTGGCTTGCTGTCCTGGTCCTCACTGTAGGGACGGTGTTGGCTGCCTGTGGCGGCGGTGAAGAGCCCGCTCCTGAAGATACGGAGGGACAGGGAGAAGGGCAAGCCGCTGAAACTCCCGCAGCCGGTGGGGATTTGAAAATTGCAGTGATGTCTGATGCTGTGTCTTTGGACCCGCATGGATCCAATGACAACCCATCTAGTAATGTAACTAGCCAAATCTATGAAACGTTGTTCGTCCGGGACAAAAACGGGGAAATTCAACCCTGGCTTGCTGAAAGCTATGAACAAGTAGATGACGTGACCTGGCATTTTAAATTGCGTGAAGGCATCACTTTCAGCGACGGCACTCCGTTTAATGCCGAAGCGGTAAAAGTCAACCTGGAGCGTATCCTTGACCCTGAATTGGGTTCTCCGCGTGCCTTCATTTTCGACGGCTGGCTGGAAGAAGTCAATGTGCTCGATGAGTACACTGTTGAAATCAAAACCGCCTATCCATTCTCTCCGATTCTGGCTCACTTTACCCACTCTGCCGGACAAATGATCAGCCCGGCTGCTATTGAGGCTGAGCAAAACGGGGAAACAACGATTGCTACTAACCCGGTTGGCACAGGTCCGTTTGTGCTGGAAAGATGGGAATCTGGCCAGGAAATCGTCTTAAAGCGTAATGAGAACTATTGGGGTGAGCCGCCTAAAGTGGACACGGTGACCTTTACCGTTGTGCCAGAAGATTCCACCCGTCTGGCTATGCTGGAAACTGGAGAGGTGCATATTGTTGAGCCTGTACAGCCCAATGATGTGGCTCGGGTGGAAAGTTCTTCCAATATGGAACTTTATCGGACTGACAGTGTCAGCTTAACCTACATCAGCTTTAATACTCAAAAGGAACCATTCAACGACGTGCGCGTGCGTCAAGCCATCTCTATGGCCATTAACAAAGAAGAAATCATCGAAGGCGTCGTTAATGGTATTGGTATTCCTGCTGCTGGCCCGTTGGCTCCCACTGTCTTCGGCTATCATGAAGGGTTAGAGCAGCTTGAGTATAACCCTGAAAAAGCAAAAGAGCTGTTGGCTGAAGCTGGCTATCCAGACGGATTTAAAACCACGATTTGGACCAACGATAACCAAATCAGGGTAGACATCGCTGAAGTTGTTCAAGCCCAATTGAAAGAAGTTGGCATTGAAGTGGACATTGAGGTGCTGGAATGGGGCGCTTACCTGGAAAAAACGGCTAACGGTGAACATGACATGTTTATCCTTGGCTGGGTCACTGTAACAGCTGATGCTGACTACGGCACCTATGCCTTGTTCCACAGCAACAACCACGGGGATCCTGGTAACCGATCCTTCTATACCAATGAAGAAGTAGATGCGATGCTTGATCAAGCCCGCCAGGAAACGGATGAGGCTACCCGCTTAGAGCTGTATAAACAAATTCAGGAGTACCTGGTTGATGAAGCCCCGATGATCTACCTCTATCATCCAGAATATCTGATCGGCTTATCACCCAAGGTGAACGGCTTCTGGTATTCTCCTGATGGCATTATGCATCTGAGAGAAGTATCTATTGAAGAATAA
- the nikC gene encoding nickel transporter permease yields the protein MTQPDASQTNSTAAPGPTSPPKVGQTPFKNWKLFYKKLSKNKAAMAGGILIVILVIIALFPSLFATHDPLAQNLQNKLAKPSSEHWLGTDHLGRDIYSRIIYGTQITLYVGFVSVLIGAFFGVLLGIISGYYGGWIDALIMRIMDVLLAFPGILLALAIVSALGPDMINVIIAVAIFAVPTFARIVRGSTLAVRKMEYIEAIRALGARDGKIIFQHILPNVMSPIIVQGTLYIASAILIASGLSFLGLGAQPPTPEWGAMLAGGRNYIWDAPHVSLYPGIAIVVSVLAFNLLGDGLRDALDPRMKN from the coding sequence ATGACTCAACCAGATGCCAGTCAGACAAACAGCACAGCAGCCCCAGGCCCTACTTCTCCCCCTAAAGTTGGACAAACTCCCTTTAAAAACTGGAAACTCTTCTACAAAAAGCTGAGCAAAAATAAAGCGGCCATGGCTGGCGGCATATTAATTGTCATTTTAGTTATTATTGCCTTATTCCCGTCATTGTTTGCCACCCATGACCCTTTGGCTCAAAATTTGCAAAATAAGTTGGCCAAACCTTCCTCAGAGCATTGGCTGGGTACTGATCACCTGGGCCGGGATATTTACAGCCGGATTATTTATGGCACCCAAATTACCTTGTACGTGGGCTTTGTTTCTGTGCTGATCGGCGCCTTTTTCGGTGTCCTTCTAGGCATTATTTCCGGATATTATGGTGGCTGGATTGACGCATTGATTATGCGAATCATGGATGTTTTGCTGGCTTTTCCAGGCATCCTTTTGGCGTTGGCCATTGTCAGTGCACTAGGGCCCGATATGATCAACGTCATTATTGCTGTGGCCATTTTTGCAGTGCCCACTTTTGCCCGTATTGTCCGGGGCTCCACATTGGCCGTGCGCAAGATGGAGTACATTGAGGCCATCCGTGCGCTGGGAGCAAGGGATGGGAAAATTATTTTTCAACATATTTTGCCCAATGTCATGTCGCCGATCATCGTTCAAGGGACTCTGTATATTGCCTCAGCCATTTTGATTGCCAGCGGTTTGTCTTTCCTTGGATTGGGAGCCCAGCCACCCACACCTGAATGGGGAGCCATGCTGGCCGGCGGAAGAAACTATATTTGGGATGCCCCCCATGTCTCCCTGTACCCGGGAATTGCCATAGTTGTTAGTGTGCTGGCCTTTAACTTGTTAGGCGATGGCTTGAGAGATGCCCTTGATCCCAGAATGAAAAACTAG
- the nikB gene encoding nickel ABC transporter permease: MLVYIVRRILQTIPVLMGVVLVVLLLMHLIPGDPAQIIAGESASPERVEQMRERLGLNDPLHIQYLKYLGNAVRGDLGESIRSGRPVTEEIFNSRFRTTVELAVIGTLLSIFIGLIAGIISAVKRYSVWDVSVMLIALFGLSMPNFWLGIMLILWFSVNLGWFPVAGWGTWQHMVLPAITLGTAGAAIIARMTRSSMLEVINQDYIRTARAKGVKEAVVIYKHALRNALIPVVTVVGLQFGSLLGGAVLTEVVFAINGMGRLIVDAIYARDFPVVQGTVLVASVLFVLVNLLVDISYRLLNKRVELN; the protein is encoded by the coding sequence ATGTTAGTCTATATTGTCCGCAGGATCCTGCAAACCATTCCGGTTTTGATGGGCGTTGTGTTGGTGGTTTTGCTCTTGATGCATCTCATTCCGGGCGACCCCGCTCAGATTATTGCCGGGGAAAGTGCTTCTCCAGAGCGGGTAGAGCAGATGAGGGAGCGTTTGGGCTTAAATGACCCCTTACACATTCAATACCTGAAATATTTAGGTAATGCCGTTCGGGGGGATTTGGGTGAATCCATCCGTTCCGGTCGTCCCGTGACTGAGGAAATTTTTAACTCACGGTTCAGAACCACGGTTGAACTGGCTGTTATCGGTACGCTGCTCAGCATTTTTATCGGTCTTATTGCTGGTATTATCTCAGCTGTTAAACGTTATTCAGTATGGGATGTCAGCGTTATGCTCATCGCCTTATTTGGATTATCCATGCCTAACTTCTGGCTGGGAATTATGCTCATTCTTTGGTTTAGTGTGAATCTGGGCTGGTTCCCTGTTGCTGGATGGGGGACATGGCAGCATATGGTCTTACCCGCCATTACCCTGGGAACGGCTGGTGCGGCTATAATTGCCCGTATGACCCGTTCCAGTATGCTAGAAGTGATCAACCAGGATTATATTCGTACGGCCCGGGCCAAAGGGGTAAAAGAGGCGGTTGTGATTTATAAACACGCTTTGCGCAATGCCCTTATTCCGGTCGTAACCGTTGTTGGCTTGCAGTTTGGTTCCCTGTTGGGAGGAGCAGTGTTAACCGAGGTCGTGTTTGCCATTAATGGTATGGGGCGTCTCATCGTAGATGCAATCTATGCCCGGGACTTTCCAGTTGTTCAAGGTACAGTTCTGGTTGCTTCCGTGTTGTTTGTTTTGGTCAACCTGCTGGTGGACATATCCTACCGACTGCTTAATAAACGGGTGGAATTGAACTAG
- a CDS encoding ABC transporter ATP-binding protein, with translation MGVKSGTPILEVKNLKTSFFTEEGEVKAVDGVSFSIEKGKTLGIVGESGCGKSITSLSIMRLLPQPAGKIVGGEIWFKGENLLEKSDKEFRHIRGKHISMIFQEPMTSLNPVFTVGDQIAETIRIHEKKSKKEAWEKAVEMLKLVGIPSPEKRARQYPFELSGGMRQRVMIAIALACSPELLIADEPTTALDVTIQAQILELIKKLQEELGTTIIMITHDLGVVAEMCDKVAVMYAGKVVEYADVYTLFENPKHPYTMGLLESLPRHDEDQEELAVIKGSVPSPFNMPKGCRFAPRCPHAKPMCFDHLPELQTMEDGNQVRCWIYTDKWDEQKEVATK, from the coding sequence ATGGGCGTCAAAAGCGGAACCCCCATTCTGGAAGTGAAAAATCTCAAGACCTCTTTTTTTACTGAGGAAGGAGAAGTGAAAGCGGTCGACGGGGTCAGCTTCTCAATAGAAAAAGGAAAAACATTGGGGATCGTCGGGGAATCGGGATGTGGTAAGAGTATTACCTCTTTGTCCATTATGCGCCTCTTGCCCCAGCCGGCAGGTAAAATTGTAGGTGGAGAAATCTGGTTTAAAGGAGAAAATCTGCTGGAGAAATCGGATAAGGAATTCCGTCACATTCGTGGAAAGCATATCTCCATGATCTTTCAGGAGCCAATGACCTCCCTTAATCCTGTGTTTACCGTGGGAGACCAGATTGCTGAGACGATCCGTATCCACGAAAAGAAAAGCAAAAAAGAGGCCTGGGAGAAAGCGGTCGAGATGCTGAAGCTGGTGGGCATCCCTTCTCCAGAAAAACGGGCCAGGCAATATCCCTTTGAATTGTCCGGGGGGATGCGCCAGCGGGTGATGATTGCCATCGCCTTGGCTTGCAGCCCGGAGCTTTTGATCGCGGATGAGCCCACCACGGCACTGGACGTCACCATTCAGGCGCAAATCCTGGAGCTGATAAAAAAGCTGCAGGAAGAGCTGGGAACGACCATTATCATGATTACCCATGACCTTGGGGTTGTGGCCGAGATGTGCGATAAAGTGGCTGTTATGTACGCGGGTAAAGTGGTGGAGTATGCGGATGTCTACACCCTGTTTGAAAATCCGAAACATCCGTACACTATGGGTTTGTTAGAGTCACTGCCCCGCCATGACGAAGACCAGGAAGAGCTGGCCGTCATCAAAGGCTCAGTGCCGAGTCCGTTTAACATGCCCAAGGGCTGCCGTTTTGCACCCCGCTGTCCCCATGCCAAACCGATGTGTTTCGATCATCTGCCCGAACTTCAAACCATGGAGGACGGCAACCAGGTTCGCTGCTGGATCTATACGGACAAGTGGGATGAACAGAAGGAGGTGGCCACAAAATGA
- a CDS encoding ABC transporter ATP-binding protein, producing the protein MSKAPLLQVENLKQYFPIKGGIFGRTINYVKAVDDISFHVNEGETVSVVGESGCGKSTTGRAILRLEEPTAGRVIFQGQDLLKLSKTEMRKKRKDLQIIFQDPFASLNPRQTVRQILEEALAIQNVVPRNQRRQRVIELLEMVGLNADQADRYPHEFSGGQRQRIGIARALSVEPKLVICDEAVSALDVSVQAQVLNLLKKLQREFNLTYLFISHDMGVVRHISDRIIVMYLGKIVEMGDKQSLFENPQHPYTRALLSAIPVADPRRKKERIILKGDVPSPIDPPQGCRFHTRCPFVMDRCKTEAPPMHKLGPQHEAACHLLEEGPVDYSQLLKEIKIS; encoded by the coding sequence ATGAGTAAAGCCCCGCTGCTTCAAGTGGAGAATCTGAAACAATATTTCCCGATTAAAGGTGGTATATTCGGACGCACCATTAATTACGTCAAAGCGGTGGATGATATCAGCTTCCACGTCAATGAGGGTGAAACGGTCAGTGTCGTTGGCGAATCGGGGTGCGGCAAATCAACTACGGGGCGTGCCATCCTCCGTTTGGAAGAGCCCACCGCAGGGAGAGTGATTTTTCAAGGACAAGATTTGCTTAAATTAAGCAAGACGGAGATGCGTAAAAAACGCAAGGATTTGCAGATCATTTTCCAAGACCCATTTGCTTCCCTTAACCCAAGGCAGACAGTGCGTCAAATTTTGGAAGAAGCTTTGGCTATTCAAAATGTGGTCCCGCGCAACCAGCGGCGCCAGCGTGTCATTGAGTTACTGGAAATGGTAGGCTTAAATGCAGATCAGGCCGACCGTTATCCCCATGAATTTAGCGGTGGCCAGAGACAACGAATCGGCATTGCCCGCGCCTTGTCTGTTGAACCCAAACTGGTGATCTGTGATGAAGCTGTCTCGGCCTTGGACGTGTCCGTTCAGGCTCAGGTGCTCAATCTGTTAAAAAAATTGCAGCGTGAATTTAATTTGACCTATCTGTTTATTTCCCATGATATGGGTGTAGTCCGTCATATCTCAGACCGGATTATTGTGATGTACCTGGGTAAAATCGTAGAAATGGGAGATAAGCAATCACTCTTTGAAAACCCGCAGCATCCCTATACCCGGGCGCTGTTATCTGCCATTCCGGTGGCTGATCCGAGACGGAAGAAAGAGCGGATCATTCTTAAGGGCGATGTGCCCTCACCGATTGATCCCCCTCAAGGCTGCCGCTTCCACACCCGCTGTCCCTTTGTGATGGACCGCTGTAAAACGGAGGCGCCGCCGATGCATAAACTGGGCCCGCAGCATGAGGCTGCCTGTCATCTGCTGGAGGAAGGCCCGGTCGATTACAGCCAATTGCTGAAAGAGATCAAGATTTCCTAA
- a CDS encoding ABC transporter ATP-binding protein, producing the protein MRPLLQVEHVTGGYTATKPVIHDISFDINAGEIVSLIGLNGAGKSTTIKHILGLLSPHEGSIMIDGCSFKDDPDRYRSLYSYIPESPVYYEELNLWEHLELAAMAYGLDRLTFEKRAEHLLQEFRMEKKKHQFPAQFSKGMKQKLMIMMAFLVQPKLYIVDEPLLGLDPLGIRSLLEWLVACKEKGAGILMSTHILATAERYCDRFVIIHEGRIRAKGTLEELRQMSGMPAASLDDIYLTLTEVDER; encoded by the coding sequence ATGCGTCCTCTTTTGCAAGTCGAGCACGTCACAGGCGGGTATACGGCAACGAAACCCGTCATACATGACATCAGTTTTGACATTAATGCAGGAGAAATTGTCTCGCTTATTGGACTGAACGGTGCCGGAAAAAGCACCACCATTAAGCATATCCTGGGACTTCTCTCGCCTCATGAGGGCTCCATTATGATTGATGGCTGTAGCTTCAAGGATGATCCAGACCGTTACCGCTCTTTGTACAGCTATATCCCTGAATCCCCTGTTTATTATGAGGAACTGAACTTGTGGGAACATCTGGAACTGGCGGCGATGGCGTATGGCCTGGACCGGTTGACCTTTGAAAAGCGGGCTGAACATTTATTGCAAGAGTTTCGCATGGAGAAAAAGAAGCATCAATTTCCCGCTCAGTTCTCCAAGGGGATGAAACAAAAGTTGATGATTATGATGGCCTTTCTGGTACAACCCAAACTGTATATTGTGGACGAGCCTCTCCTGGGGCTTGACCCGCTGGGCATCCGCTCTTTGCTGGAATGGCTGGTGGCTTGCAAGGAAAAAGGGGCGGGGATTTTAATGTCGACCCATATTTTAGCCACCGCTGAACGTTACTGTGACCGTTTTGTCATTATCCATGAGGGGCGCATCCGTGCCAAGGGCACCCTTGAGGAATTGCGCCAGATGAGCGGGATGCCTGCAGCCAGCCTGGATGATATTTATCTTACACTGACTGAGGTTGATGAAAGATGA
- a CDS encoding ABC transporter permease — MKKAVTQASKRTSTASGADQNERMFLDVEQLARNRIQEFVTEAVRYWQLIASSGLLFTVVVLLIIGMIYYDQIVAWIPDWMPMGFIYAVVFCWLVARAPQRHFLHEADLIFLTPVESRMDDYFRHTYRYNLMLQSAAVVVTSILLYPFWRDTVAAAEQPVWVYFLIPLVLKGWNFSSHWNMLRHMDERKVEIHRGLRILFSFIFLLWWFYQGPAWLLPMLVLPLVAFFLYERKVVRSHGYRWMRLLELERKQLSRFYAFCQAFVDVPHMGTRVRKRPWLSYVTALLPFNRTSVYRYLYLKTFIRAQDYLGIYVRLTLIGTVMIYVLNEVWVKGLVYLLFLFVAATQLQAVWTHHQQQFWHQLFPLSHREQRDSFVWMCRVVLGMQALVMFMPILVSGSLISVQLMILAAATAFIYFFTRRIGMRISAL, encoded by the coding sequence ATGAAGAAAGCAGTCACTCAAGCTTCAAAACGTACCAGTACTGCCTCTGGTGCTGACCAGAACGAGCGCATGTTTCTGGATGTGGAGCAATTAGCCAGGAATCGGATTCAAGAATTTGTGACCGAAGCGGTTCGTTATTGGCAGCTGATTGCCTCGAGCGGTTTGCTGTTTACTGTGGTCGTGCTCTTAATTATCGGCATGATTTATTATGATCAGATTGTAGCTTGGATCCCGGACTGGATGCCCATGGGCTTCATTTATGCCGTTGTGTTTTGCTGGCTTGTTGCTCGGGCTCCCCAGCGTCATTTTTTGCATGAGGCCGATCTGATTTTTCTCACCCCTGTGGAGAGCCGGATGGACGATTATTTCCGGCACACATACCGCTATAACCTCATGTTACAAAGCGCTGCTGTCGTCGTTACATCAATCTTGCTTTACCCCTTTTGGCGGGATACGGTAGCCGCGGCAGAGCAGCCGGTCTGGGTCTATTTTTTGATCCCCTTGGTTTTAAAAGGGTGGAATTTTTCTTCCCATTGGAACATGTTGCGTCATATGGACGAACGTAAAGTGGAGATTCACCGGGGATTAAGAATCTTGTTCAGCTTTATTTTCCTGTTATGGTGGTTTTACCAGGGGCCTGCTTGGCTGTTGCCAATGCTGGTCTTGCCGCTAGTGGCCTTTTTCTTATATGAGCGGAAAGTGGTCCGTTCCCATGGTTACCGCTGGATGCGTCTGTTGGAGCTGGAACGGAAACAGCTCAGCCGGTTTTATGCTTTCTGTCAGGCTTTTGTGGATGTGCCGCACATGGGAACTCGTGTCCGCAAACGGCCCTGGCTCAGCTATGTGACGGCCTTACTGCCCTTTAACAGGACTTCTGTCTATCGCTACTTATATCTCAAGACGTTTATCCGTGCCCAAGATTATTTGGGGATTTATGTCCGTTTGACTCTCATCGGGACAGTGATGATTTATGTGCTGAACGAAGTATGGGTGAAGGGGCTCGTTTATCTTTTGTTTCTGTTTGTAGCAGCGACTCAGTTGCAGGCGGTATGGACACATCATCAACAGCAGTTTTGGCACCAGCTGTTTCCCCTTTCCCACAGAGAGCAAAGGGACAGCTTCGTGTGGATGTGCCGGGTCGTGCTGGGGATGCAGGCACTCGTCATGTTTATGCCGATTCTTGTGTCCGGCTCTCTGATCTCTGTTCAGCTCATGATTTTAGCGGCAGCAACAGCTTTTATATACTTCTTCACACGGAGAATCGGCATGAGAATAAGTGCCCTTTAA
- a CDS encoding DUF418 domain-containing protein: protein MSLHPTSPQERLEVLDQIRGFALLGILLANMAFFASPVVYIQMAGIDEWESLGDKLALWGIQFFAEAKFFTMFSFLFGLGFVLFMERAEAKGYSVLPLFTRRLVVLFIIGMIHAFFIWAGDILMLYSVLSFILLFFRRSSPKTLLAWAVGLWAVPVVVVTLLLAPGFGGEFSDPQWEQSAYHYIERSIAAYGSGTFLEITAQRMFDYLFMAINSIFVAPLVLAMFLTGLYVGKRRFYQQLHQHETLFRRIRLLSLCIGVPAALLQVYSHQQMLHTGLTLYQWLHFVSVCVAGPGLCFFYITSLLQLCRRQRWQRRLAYLAPVGRMALTNYLLQSIICTLLFYNYGLGLYNQVAPVWWVIIAAVLYPLQVCFSRIWLGHFRYGPAEWLWRSLTYWSWQPLKK, encoded by the coding sequence ATGTCTCTCCACCCCACCTCACCTCAGGAACGCCTGGAAGTATTGGATCAGATACGCGGATTCGCCCTGTTAGGGATTTTATTGGCCAACATGGCTTTTTTCGCTTCGCCGGTGGTTTATATTCAAATGGCAGGAATAGATGAGTGGGAAAGTCTGGGGGATAAATTGGCGCTGTGGGGCATTCAGTTTTTTGCTGAAGCCAAATTTTTTACCATGTTTTCTTTCTTATTTGGTTTAGGCTTTGTCCTGTTTATGGAGAGAGCAGAGGCCAAAGGTTATTCGGTTTTGCCCCTGTTTACCCGCAGATTGGTGGTGCTCTTCATAATTGGCATGATCCATGCCTTTTTCATTTGGGCCGGCGATATTCTCATGCTTTATTCGGTTCTTAGTTTTATCCTTCTGTTTTTCCGTCGCTCTTCTCCCAAAACCCTTCTGGCTTGGGCCGTGGGTTTGTGGGCAGTGCCCGTGGTTGTGGTGACCTTGCTCTTGGCTCCAGGTTTTGGCGGTGAATTTAGTGACCCCCAGTGGGAGCAATCGGCTTACCACTATATTGAGCGCTCCATTGCTGCTTACGGGAGCGGAACCTTTCTGGAAATTACGGCCCAGCGTATGTTTGATTATCTGTTTATGGCCATCAACTCCATTTTCGTTGCTCCCCTTGTTTTGGCCATGTTTTTAACAGGCCTTTATGTGGGCAAACGGCGGTTCTACCAACAGCTGCATCAACATGAAACACTGTTCCGGCGCATCCGCCTGTTAAGTCTGTGTATTGGTGTACCTGCTGCCCTGTTGCAGGTCTACAGTCACCAACAGATGCTACACACCGGGTTAACCCTCTATCAATGGCTCCATTTTGTCAGTGTGTGTGTGGCCGGACCTGGATTGTGTTTCTTCTACATCACCTCGCTGCTACAGCTCTGTCGCCGCCAAAGATGGCAACGGCGTCTGGCTTACCTGGCTCCCGTGGGCCGCATGGCGCTCACCAATTACTTGCTGCAGTCTATCATCTGTACGCTCCTGTTTTATAACTATGGGTTGGGCCTGTATAATCAGGTGGCCCCTGTCTGGTGGGTGATCATCGCCGCCGTCCTCTATCCGTTGCAAGTATGCTTTAGCCGCATATGGTTAGGCCATTTCCGTTATGGCCCGGCAGAGTGGTTGTGGCGCTCCCTTACATACTGGTCATGGCAACCGCTGAAAAAGTAA
- a CDS encoding guanylate kinase — MPLEGRALLFVGPDGSGRFTLANAIGVTLHIPMVTSYTTRPKLPRETDGKEYNFVTEDTFKEMQGAGEFIEVVQMDGFYYGIRKQDCQDLLEKAGSLIAILSPEGCEIFKREFTKTLTIFVYADRDTVIQRQIERGDDPETIKRHLSHYEEIMAYKDKCDISIPNYDLASTAQELTKRIEEFLGIEHHPDSKY; from the coding sequence ATGCCCTTAGAAGGAAGAGCGTTGTTATTTGTTGGACCCGACGGATCAGGACGATTTACTTTGGCTAATGCAATCGGTGTCACGCTGCATATACCAATGGTCACCTCCTATACCACCCGCCCTAAACTTCCCCGTGAAACAGATGGCAAAGAATACAACTTTGTAACTGAAGATACGTTCAAAGAGATGCAAGGGGCTGGTGAGTTTATTGAAGTGGTTCAAATGGACGGCTTCTACTACGGAATCCGCAAACAAGATTGCCAAGATCTATTAGAAAAAGCGGGCAGTTTAATTGCTATTTTAAGCCCAGAGGGATGTGAAATTTTCAAAAGGGAATTTACCAAAACCTTAACCATTTTTGTTTATGCCGACCGGGACACTGTCATTCAACGGCAAATTGAGCGGGGGGATGATCCCGAAACGATTAAGCGTCACTTAAGCCACTATGAAGAAATTATGGCCTATAAAGATAAGTGTGACATCTCCATCCCCAACTACGACCTGGCCAGTACCGCACAGGAGCTGACCAAGAGAATCGAGGAATTTTTGGGTATTGAGCACCATCCAGACAGTAAGTATTAG
- the thpR gene encoding RNA 2',3'-cyclic phosphodiesterase produces the protein MKTNKYSFKTETRDTKRLFIALPLPYAVRQHLKERASQCKRQWPFKKWVHVEDYHLTLKFLGDTTLTRLPRLNRSLAEIASCFSPFKLSLENLGVFGDPSRPRILWIGVQGELDVLNNLQHKVEEEMAKLGYPADNRPYRPHVTLARTYRGKQTFDIRSLNQGVQLNSDKITWQVKEVVLYESRADLLPMYKPQLIVQLGHKFGNYYSQ, from the coding sequence ATGAAGACAAATAAATATTCATTTAAAACAGAAACAAGGGATACCAAACGCCTCTTTATCGCTCTGCCCCTCCCTTATGCAGTGCGCCAACATCTTAAGGAAAGGGCCAGTCAGTGCAAAAGACAATGGCCATTTAAAAAATGGGTGCATGTTGAGGATTATCATCTCACGCTCAAGTTTTTGGGCGACACGACCCTGACACGTCTACCGCGGCTGAACCGCTCCCTTGCTGAGATTGCCTCATGCTTTTCTCCCTTTAAATTGTCCCTGGAAAATCTGGGTGTCTTTGGTGATCCAAGCCGTCCGCGCATTCTGTGGATTGGTGTTCAGGGAGAGCTTGACGTGCTCAATAACTTGCAACACAAGGTCGAAGAGGAAATGGCCAAGCTGGGTTATCCTGCTGACAACAGGCCCTACCGCCCCCATGTGACCCTGGCCCGAACATACAGGGGAAAGCAAACATTTGATATTCGCTCCCTTAACCAGGGTGTTCAGCTGAACAGCGATAAAATCACTTGGCAGGTTAAAGAGGTGGTACTATATGAAAGCCGCGCGGATCTTCTACCGATGTATAAGCCACAGTTAATAGTTCAGTTGGGGCATAAGTTTGGGAACTATTACAGTCAATAA